One window from the genome of Babylonia areolata isolate BAREFJ2019XMU chromosome 11, ASM4173473v1, whole genome shotgun sequence encodes:
- the LOC143287188 gene encoding uncharacterized protein LOC143287188, with protein sequence MLLFCMLVVFFVLGVVGNALAFYIYYQKRDKTTSTLFILSLAATDFFTCLVGIPYTLANEMLKYWLLYDLVCKCYLFVMTFNIPLSAFIMVAVGFDRYFCICHPFLHVMTVRRAKICLVCLTLLACGLGIITALGYGVYYLESGQELVLDTALSTTTSTATATGTTTTTVRTLFTSDTDSQPGSAYSIMNATNSHSHSHTKWPLLSPDTAPSSSDSTTSRLSAAAASNNNDTDQPTYRRVNASQVVYLGMCVPNQLIFSSQFSDVYQKVYAATFLFSFLIIAILYALIYRSILIRRAWKAKRKRMSCYASTANGPETVAAVAAEETQLTNINNGNTVNTEATAVRASSRTSVALRDRMLYANIKTAAMLFVVTVVFIISFLPSWLIGLDAINMNLILFYIFFLNNVANPFIYAFMNRTFRDDLRQLLKRMKNRLAGW encoded by the exons ATGCTTCTGTTCTGCATGCTGGTGGTCTTCTTTGTGCTGGGTGTGGTCGGCAACGCCCTGGCCTTCTACATCTACTACCAGAAGAGGGACaagaccacctccaccctcttcaTCCTCTCCCTGGCCGCCACAGACTTCTTCACCTGCCTCGTCGGGATCCCTTACACCCTGGCCAATGAGATGCtgaa GTACTGGCTGCTGTACGACCTGGTTTGCAAGTGCTACCTGTTCGTCATGACCTTCAACATCCCGCTATCCGCCTTCATCATGGTGGCCGTAGGGTTCGACCGCTACTTCTGCATCTGCCACCCCTTCCTGCACGTCATGACGGTCCGCCGGGCCAAGATCTGCCTGGTGTGCCTCACCCTGCTGGCCTGCGGCCTGGGCATCATCACCGCCCTGGGCTACGGGGTCTACTACCTGGAGAGTGGGCAGGAGCTAGTCCTCGATACAGCCCtgtccactaccacctccaccgccACAGCCACGGGTACGACCACCACTACGGTTCGGACCCTGTTCACCTCGGACACGGACAGCCAGCCGGGGTCCGCCTACTCCATCATGAACGCTACCAACagccactcccactcccacactaAGTGGCCCCTCCTCTCCCCAGACACCGCCCCGTCCTCTTCAGACTCCACCACCTCCCGCCTGAGCGCTGCCGctgccagcaacaacaacgacacggaCCAGCCCACGTACCGACGTGTGAACGCCTCGCAGGTAGTTTACCTGGGCATGTGCGTGCCCAACCAGCTCATCTTCAGCTCGCAGTTCAGCGACGTCTACCAGAAGGTGTACGCCgccaccttcctcttctccttcctcatcATCGCCATCCTCTACGCCCTCATCTACCGCTCCATCCTCATCCGCCGTGCCTGGAAGGCCAAGCGGAAGAGGATGAGCTGCTACGCCTCCACGGCCAACGGGCCCGAGACGGTGGCGGCGGTGGCGGCGGAGGAGACCCAGCTGACCAACATCAACAACGGCAACACGGTCAACACCGAGGCCACAGCGGTTCGAGCCTCGTCCCGCACCTCGGTGGCCCTACGGGACCGGATGCTGTACGCCAACATCAAGACGGCGGCCATGCTGTTCGTGGTGACGGTGgtcttcatcatctccttcctGCCGTCCTGGCTGATCGGGCTGGACGCCATCAACATGAACCTCATCCTCTTCTACATTTTCTTCCTCAACAACGTCGCTAACCCCTTCATCTATGCTTTCATGAACAGGACCTTCCGCGACGATCTGCGGCAACTGCTGAAGAGGATGAAGAACAGGTTGGCCGGCTGGTAA